Proteins from a genomic interval of Oncorhynchus nerka isolate Pitt River unplaced genomic scaffold, Oner_Uvic_2.0 unplaced_scaffold_257___fragment_2___debris, whole genome shotgun sequence:
- the LOC135568835 gene encoding uncharacterized protein LOC135568835 isoform X1 codes for MCITALHIICLTLMISVVFFPRTLTSLSDVQKKTTNSETLQVLLGVSEDTLVTCVQDSLQGSLSKLACMSNSPSGSAGSMMLTPAVMAELAKDVKSALSVVVKSASASQTSLVTPVRGNSQTKVTESMVRELAAKLEKVDQESKSLTGQVMTTISDTMVAFVDENEQNLLEDLKDKIPFLASHVGFIEDLDALIRKYESSYNISESGSSCTLTSKSIQKLSSREFQTSAIQAVSGVLAKKVSSLSFPSSVVQSELTGAVSGQTLSGIVKTESIHPVGSAASVVVKTFVSDMKSLAESEESPQQKSAWSAAVHIYHSIQNNLKDYFGKLQRCALKSIVTSDDNITNAEFKETIPLPCLDMKYRPSKSEPQLPESTGAVTLQRGLSESSKLLWAKTESEESKLLLTTCTKEVISELLVLYNTEMSKEDPLYTVGEKGSGFSLRERNL; via the coding sequence atgTGCATCACAGCCTTACATATTATTTGTTTGACTTTGatgatttctgttgtttttttcccaaggactctaacctctctgtctgatgTGCAGAAGAAAACAACCAACTCTGAGACGCTACAAGTCCTCTTAGGTGTCTCAGAGGACACCCTCGTCACCTGTGTGCAGGACAGCCTGCAAGGTTCTCTCTCCAAACTTGCATGCATGTCCAATTCTCCATCTGGAAGTGCAGGCTCTATGATGCTAACCCCTGCTGTAATGGCAGAGTTGGCTAAAGATGTCAAGTCGGCCTTATCAGTGGTCGTTAAGAGTGCCTCCGCTAGCCAAACCTCTCTAGTGACACCGGTAAGGGGAAACTCACAGACCAAGGTGACTGAGAGCATGGTGAGAGAGCTGGCTGCTAAACTTGAAAAAGTTGACCAAGAGAGCAAGAGTCTAACAGGGCAAGTCATGACCACCATCTCTGACACAATGGTGGCTTTTGTTGACGAGAACGAACAGAATTTGCTGGAAGATCTGAAGGACAAGATCCCATTTTTGGCATCGCATGTTGGCTTCATTGAGGATCTTGATGCCCTGATAAGGAAATACGAGAGCAGCTACAATATTAGTGAATCTGGTTCCTCCTGCACGCTCACATCTAAGAGCATCCAAAAACTCTCCAGCCGGGAGTTTCAAACATCAGCAATACAAGCAGTGAGTGGAGTTCTTGCCAAAAAAGTCAGTAGTTTGAGCTTTCCTAGTTCAGTCGTTCAGTCTGAGTTAACAGGTGCTGTATCAGGTCAAACATTGTCTGGCATTGTAAAGACAGAGTCAATTCACCCAGTGGGCTCAGCAGCGTCAGTAGTTGTTAAGACTTTCGTGTCAGATATGAAGTCATTGGCTGAATCTGAAGAGAGTCCCCAACAGAAGAGTGCCTGGTCTGCTGCTGTTCACATTTACCACAGCATCCAAAACAACTTGAAAGATTATTTCGGCAAGCTTCAGCGATGTGCCTTAAAGAGCATTGTCACATCTGATGATAACATCACAAATGCTGAGTTTAAGGAGACAATTCCACTTCCTTGCTTAGACATGAAATATAGGCCCAGTAAGAGTGAGCCTCAGTTGCCAGAGTCCACTGGTGCAGTTACTTTACAAAGAGGCCTAAGTGAGAGCTCAAAACTTCTTTGGGCAAAAACTGAGTCAGAAGAAAGCAAGCTCCTTCTGACAACTTGCACCAAAGAAGTCATCTCAGAGCTTCTGGTCTTGTACAACACTGAGATGTCAAAGGAGGACCCCCTGTACACTGTTGGAGAAAAAGGATCAGGCTTCTCTTTGAGAGAGAGAAATTTGTAG
- the LOC135568835 gene encoding uncharacterized protein LOC135568835 isoform X2, which yields METTEEGELNNVEHLTLMDFLQNLTEKQWRGIQEGMFDPLTKQQLAGLCLRIVQFLSDKLMQIIIPGLYELLGIQDAASSPLSQRSLTASLTSLLDDKTNTKSRVRFTEAGVPKRPGSRKSYNSFRIPTPYPSSNCMEQEEEEEQESQLKFKEIYLTKGSLGSGSYLPKGAMRYVLKGIFNNFIFISSITICENYTFPCFVVKKNIEGCNCFQ from the exons ATGGAAACCACAGAAGAGGGGGAGCTCAACAATGTAGAACATCTGACACTTATGGACTTCCTTCAAAACCTAACTGAGAA GCAATGGAGGGGGATTCAAGAGGGCATGTTTGACCCG CTGACAAAACAACAGCTTGCCGGCTTGTGTCTGAGGATTGTCCAGTTTTTATCAGACAAGCTGATGCAGATCATCATCCCAGGTCTTTACGAACTACTGGGCATCCAAGATGCTGCCTCCTCTCCATTGTCACAGAGATCTCTCACAGCGTCACTCACCAGTCTGTTAGACGATAAGACTAACACCAAGTCCCGCGTGAGATTTACTGAGGCTGGTGTACCTAAGAGGCCAGGCAGTCGAAAGTCTTACAATAGCTTTCGCATCCCGACTCCCTACCCTTCCTCCAACTGTATGgagcaggaagaggaagaagagcagGAATCACAACTTAAGTTCAAGGAGATTTACCTGACTAAGGGCAGTCTGGGCAGTGGAAGCTACCTGCCCAAGGGGGCCATGAGGTATGTTCTTAAAGGGATATTTAACAACTTCATATTCATCTCCAGCATCACCATATGTGAAAATTACACATTTCCATGCTttgtagtaaaaaaaaatatagagGGATGTAACTGTTTCCAATAG